From a single Deltaproteobacteria bacterium genomic region:
- the map gene encoding type I methionyl aminopeptidase yields the protein MIFLKSPEEIEKMSTSGKLVAEILSEIRSRIKPGVTTRELDQLAARLSLKKKARPAFKGYHGYPFNLCVSVNEEVVHGFPSKRRLVDGDIVSLDFGVYLDGYYGDAALTQAVGDISPLAEKLIRVTREALFKGMEQVKAGRRLGDVSFAVQKFVEDNGFSVVRQFVGHGIGKALHEDPQVPNFGEAGRGILLKPGMVIAIEPMVNVGSSEVELLSDGWTAVTKDRSLSAHFEHTIAVTENGCRILTQADHWTTLF from the coding sequence ATGATCTTCTTGAAATCCCCGGAGGAGATCGAAAAAATGAGCACCTCGGGGAAGCTGGTTGCTGAAATTTTATCGGAGATTAGAAGCCGGATCAAACCGGGGGTCACCACCCGGGAATTGGATCAATTGGCGGCCCGGCTTTCTTTAAAAAAAAAGGCCCGGCCGGCTTTTAAAGGATACCACGGGTATCCTTTTAATCTGTGTGTTTCGGTCAATGAAGAAGTCGTCCATGGATTCCCTTCCAAAAGAAGGCTGGTTGACGGGGATATCGTCAGTCTGGATTTCGGGGTTTACCTGGACGGGTATTACGGAGACGCGGCCCTGACCCAGGCGGTCGGGGATATTTCGCCTCTGGCAGAAAAGCTGATCCGGGTCACCCGGGAAGCTTTGTTTAAGGGCATGGAGCAGGTGAAGGCCGGAAGGCGTTTGGGAGATGTCTCCTTTGCCGTTCAAAAATTTGTGGAGGACAACGGGTTTTCAGTGGTCCGTCAATTTGTTGGACACGGCATAGGAAAGGCCCTTCATGAAGATCCCCAGGTTCCCAATTTCGGAGAAGCGGGCAGGGGCATCCTTTTAAAACCAGGAATGGTTATAGCCATAGAACCTATGGTTAATGTCGGGTCCAGTGAAGTTGAACTGCTGTCCGATGGTTGGACGGCGGTTACTAAAGACAGGAGTTTGTCGGCCCACTTTGAGCATACGATAGCCGTTACGGAAAATGGTTGCCGGATTTTGACCCAGGCTGATCACTGGACAACCCTTTTTTAA
- the infA gene encoding translation initiation factor IF-1: MPKEEAIEVEGTVVETLPNAMFRVQLDNGHRVLAHISGKMRMHFIKILPGDRVTVELSPYDFKRGRITYRTK; this comes from the coding sequence ATGCCCAAAGAAGAAGCGATTGAAGTGGAAGGTACGGTCGTTGAAACCCTGCCGAACGCCATGTTCAGGGTTCAACTGGATAACGGCCATCGAGTCCTGGCCCATATATCCGGAAAGATGCGGATGCATTTTATAAAAATCTTGCCGGGGGACCGGGTGACGGTGGAGTTATCCCCCTATGATTTTAAACGAGGCCGGATAACATATCGAACAAAATAA
- the rpmJ gene encoding 50S ribosomal protein L36 yields the protein MKVKASVKKICSKCKIIQRKGVVRVLCENPKHKQRQG from the coding sequence ATGAAAGTCAAGGCATCAGTAAAGAAGATATGCAGCAAATGTAAAATTATTCAGCGCAAAGGGGTGGTGCGGGTACTTTGCGAAAACCCCAAACACAAACAGCGACAAGGATAA
- the rpsM gene encoding 30S ribosomal protein S13, whose amino-acid sequence MARIAGIDLPKNKRIEVALTYIYGIGRATSKKILGEAQIPLDTKTDQLNEIQIAQIRKVVDGAVRVEGDLRREVSMSIKRLMDLGTYRGLRHRKSLPVRGQRTHTNARTRKGPRRTLAGKKKK is encoded by the coding sequence TTGGCCAGAATAGCGGGAATTGATTTACCGAAGAATAAACGGATTGAAGTGGCTTTGACTTATATTTATGGGATAGGGCGGGCTACTTCCAAAAAGATTTTAGGGGAAGCCCAAATTCCTTTAGACACCAAGACCGATCAGTTGAACGAAATCCAGATCGCCCAAATCCGGAAGGTGGTAGACGGTGCGGTTCGGGTGGAAGGGGATCTGCGCCGTGAAGTTTCCATGAGTATTAAACGGTTGATGGATTTGGGGACCTATCGCGGGCTCAGGCACCGCAAATCCCTGCCGGTGCGGGGGCAGCGGACTCATACCAATGCCCGGACCCGCAAAGGCCCGCGTCGGACGCTGGCCGGAAAAAAGAAAAAATAA
- the rpsK gene encoding 30S ribosomal protein S11 translates to MAKEVKKTVKKKKEKKNIPTGIAHIQSTFNNTIITITDLMGNVISWASAGTQGFKGSRKSTPFAAQLAAEEAAKRAMENGMRSVDVFVKGPGAGREAALRALQATGFQVKLIRDVTPIPHNGCRPPKKRRV, encoded by the coding sequence ATGGCCAAAGAAGTAAAAAAGACGGTTAAAAAGAAAAAAGAAAAGAAAAACATCCCCACCGGGATTGCCCACATTCAATCCACGTTCAATAATACGATCATCACGATTACCGACCTGATGGGGAATGTAATCTCCTGGGCCAGTGCCGGAACGCAGGGGTTTAAAGGGTCCAGAAAGAGTACCCCCTTTGCCGCCCAGTTGGCTGCTGAAGAAGCGGCTAAACGGGCGATGGAAAACGGTATGCGCTCTGTGGATGTTTTTGTGAAAGGACCGGGCGCCGGCCGCGAGGCGGCTTTGAGGGCCTTGCAGGCCACCGGGTTCCAGGTTAAATTGATCCGTGACGTGACCCCCATACCGCATAATGGGTGTCGTCCCCCCAAAAAGCGAAGGGTCTGA
- the rpsD gene encoding 30S ribosomal protein S4, translating into MARYRDSVCRLCRRENLKMFLKGDRCYSDKCAFERRSYAPGQHGQGRTKRSEYGIQLREKQKVKWMYGLLESQFRGTFAKADRLKGITGTNLLILLEKRLDNVVYRLGFANSRNQARQLVRHNHFLVNDRKVNIPSFQVKKGDTVSVKEKSQKIASIIESMEAVARRGVPQWLELEKTHYSGIVKALPVREDLTMPMQEQLIVELYSK; encoded by the coding sequence TTGGCTAGATATAGAGATTCGGTCTGCCGATTATGCCGGCGGGAAAACTTAAAAATGTTCCTTAAAGGGGATCGGTGTTATTCGGATAAATGTGCTTTCGAACGCCGGAGTTATGCCCCGGGACAGCATGGGCAGGGTCGTACCAAACGGTCTGAATACGGGATTCAACTGAGAGAAAAGCAGAAGGTGAAATGGATGTACGGGCTGCTCGAATCTCAATTCAGAGGAACCTTTGCCAAGGCCGATCGTTTAAAAGGGATTACCGGCACCAACCTATTAATCCTTTTGGAGAAACGATTAGATAATGTGGTCTACCGGTTAGGGTTTGCCAATTCCAGAAATCAGGCCCGACAGTTGGTTCGACATAATCATTTTTTGGTGAATGACCGGAAAGTCAATATTCCCTCCTTCCAGGTTAAAAAGGGGGACACGGTGTCCGTTAAAGAGAAGAGCCAGAAAATAGCTTCTATTATCGAATCTATGGAAGCGGTGGCCCGACGAGGGGTTCCACAATGGTTAGAACTTGAGAAAACGCACTATTCCGGAATCGTAAAGGCCTTACCGGTCCGGGAAGATTTAACCATGCCCATGCAGGAACAGCTTATTGTCGAACTTTATTCCAAGTAA